In Candidatus Acidulodesulfobacterium acidiphilum, the following are encoded in one genomic region:
- the ahbC gene encoding 12,18-didecarboxysiroheme deacetylase encodes MIGISKLYCGGVHASDALRYGRMSSKLPSHLLQFSEDKKPVIVWNMTRTCNLNCVHCYSQSKNLQYNNELTLEEGKAFIDDISVFGSPVMLFSGGEPLMHPNFLDLCFYAKSKGMRAVISTNGTLITRELAKELKKVGLSYVGVSLDGLEPVHDKFRGKKGAFREAIEGINYAKEAGIKVGLRFTINKRNAEEIPGIFKLMEEENIPRICFYHLVYAGRGTKLMEEDLTHEETRQTVDTILELTKEIYSRDNQKEVLTVDNHADGPYIYLKLLKEGKTEEAANVMSLLKMNGGNSSGVGIGCVSWDGEVYADQFWRHYSFGNVKERKFSEIWTDTSNPLMKQLKNKKEYVKGKCKTCKWLDICNGNFRVRSEAKEDDLWSPDPACYLTEEEIHDAK; translated from the coding sequence ATGATAGGAATTTCAAAACTTTACTGCGGAGGGGTTCACGCCTCGGACGCACTCAGATACGGGCGCATGTCCAGCAAACTTCCTTCGCATCTTTTGCAGTTTTCGGAAGATAAAAAACCCGTTATAGTATGGAACATGACGAGAACTTGCAATTTAAACTGCGTTCACTGCTATTCGCAGTCTAAAAACCTTCAATACAACAACGAGCTTACTCTTGAAGAAGGAAAAGCTTTTATAGACGATATATCCGTTTTCGGCTCTCCGGTTATGCTTTTTTCAGGCGGAGAACCTTTGATGCACCCCAATTTTTTAGACTTGTGTTTTTATGCAAAGTCTAAAGGAATGAGAGCGGTTATTTCGACCAACGGAACGCTTATTACGAGAGAACTGGCAAAAGAATTAAAAAAAGTCGGATTATCTTACGTTGGCGTAAGCTTAGACGGTTTAGAACCGGTTCACGACAAGTTCAGGGGCAAAAAGGGCGCTTTCAGGGAAGCGATAGAAGGTATAAATTATGCCAAGGAAGCGGGCATTAAGGTGGGACTCAGGTTTACGATAAACAAAAGAAATGCAGAGGAAATACCCGGAATTTTTAAACTCATGGAAGAAGAAAATATTCCGAGAATCTGTTTTTATCATCTTGTTTATGCGGGAAGAGGAACAAAGCTTATGGAAGAGGACTTAACGCATGAAGAGACGAGGCAGACGGTAGATACCATACTTGAACTGACCAAAGAGATTTATTCAAGGGACAATCAAAAAGAAGTCCTCACGGTGGACAACCATGCCGACGGTCCTTATATTTATTTAAAACTTTTAAAAGAAGGCAAAACCGAAGAAGCCGCAAACGTTATGAGCCTGCTTAAAATGAACGGCGGAAACAGTTCCGGAGTAGGCATAGGATGCGTCAGCTGGGACGGCGAAGTTTATGCCGACCAGTTTTGGAGGCACTATTCTTTCGGAAACGTGAAGGAAAGAAAATTCAGCGAAATATGGACGGACACCTCAAATCCTTTAATGAAACAGCTTAAAAACAAAAAAGAATACGTAAAAGGAAAATGTAAAACCTGTAAATGGCTCGATATATGCAACGGAAATTTCAGAGTAAGGTCCGAAGCGAAAGAAGACGACTTATGGTCGCCGGATCCGGCCTGCTATTTGACCGAAGAGGAGATACACGATGCAAAATAA
- a CDS encoding radical SAM protein, giving the protein MTHGGAMPKKNELRLVFWELTARCNLKCVHCRAEAQMERQEDELSTEKCFSVIDDLCKFSSPILILTGGEPLYREDIFDIAEYATKKGLRVALATNGTLVDEKVAKRIIGSGIKRVSISLDGSNAKTHDSFRMIPGSFESAFNGIKNLQKEGIEVQVNTTIARHNEDEVPDILELAIKNNLKALHIFMLVPVGCGVQIADSQMLDKQKYEDILSWFYDKTMEFRGKIELKATCAPHFFRIMHKKAKDAGITITPETHGMNAVTKGCLAGSGVMFISRKGIVQPCGYLPVQAGDVTKQSAEEIWNGSEVFLNLRDTGLLKGKCGICEYKKVCEGCRARAYYEKGDYMEEEPYCIYEPLRGRSALIGDK; this is encoded by the coding sequence ATGACGCACGGCGGAGCAATGCCCAAAAAAAACGAACTAAGATTGGTTTTCTGGGAGCTTACCGCAAGATGCAACCTTAAATGCGTTCACTGCAGGGCGGAAGCGCAGATGGAAAGACAGGAAGACGAACTTTCGACGGAAAAATGTTTCAGCGTCATAGACGATTTATGCAAGTTCAGCAGTCCGATACTTATTTTAACGGGAGGCGAGCCGCTTTACAGGGAAGATATTTTCGATATAGCCGAATATGCGACTAAAAAAGGCTTAAGAGTGGCGCTTGCCACCAACGGAACTTTAGTCGACGAAAAAGTTGCAAAGCGGATTATAGGAAGCGGTATTAAAAGAGTCTCTATAAGTCTTGACGGTTCAAACGCCAAAACCCACGATTCATTCAGGATGATACCGGGTTCTTTCGAGAGCGCTTTTAACGGAATTAAAAATCTGCAGAAAGAAGGCATAGAAGTTCAGGTAAACACGACTATAGCAAGGCATAATGAAGACGAAGTACCGGATATACTTGAATTAGCTATTAAAAACAATTTAAAAGCCCTGCATATATTTATGCTTGTGCCGGTAGGTTGCGGAGTTCAAATTGCCGATTCCCAGATGCTCGATAAGCAGAAATATGAAGATATACTTTCCTGGTTTTACGACAAGACTATGGAGTTTAGAGGTAAAATAGAATTAAAAGCGACCTGCGCGCCTCATTTTTTTAGAATTATGCATAAAAAGGCAAAAGACGCAGGCATAACTATAACTCCTGAAACGCACGGAATGAATGCAGTTACCAAAGGATGCCTTGCCGGAAGCGGAGTGATGTTTATATCGAGAAAGGGAATAGTCCAGCCGTGCGGATATCTTCCCGTTCAGGCGGGAGACGTTACAAAGCAGTCTGCCGAAGAGATATGGAATGGTTCCGAGGTATTTTTAAATTTAAGGGATACGGGACTTTTAAAGGGCAAATGCGGTATATGCGAATATAAAAAAGTCTGTGAAGGCTGCAGGGCAAGAGCTTATTACGAAAAAGGAGATTATATGGAAGAAGAGCCTTACTGTATTTACGAACCGCTAAGAGGAAGAAGCGCTTTAATCGGCGATAAATAA